Within the Flavobacterium sp. CG_23.5 genome, the region CTCTATAAATAACACGGTCATTCGTCTTGTCATTTCCTACAACTGTAATCTTGTTGAAGTAGGCTAGTGGACCTTCAGTAACTCTGATCTCGAAATCGATTGTGTCATTTGCTGTTTTTACCTCTACTGCATTTATATTAGAAAATAAATAACCACTGTTTTGGTATAAATTGGTGATGTCTTCACCGTCTGGTTTTGATTTATCAGCAATTCTTTTTTCTAGAAGTACGCCATTATATGTTTCTCCTTTTTTAACACCTAATATTCTGCCTAATAATTGATCAGAATACACCGTGTTTCCTAAAAATTTAATGTTTCCAAAATAGTATTTATTTCCCTCTTCAACATTTATTTTAATTGCTAATGCCTTTTTATCTTTGTTATAAGAAACAGAATCGGATAATATTCGTGCATCACGGTATCCCTTTTCTTTATAAGCGGCAATTACTTTTTCTAAATCAGTTTTGTATTTTGCTTGAACAAATTTGGATGCCTTTAATATACGTAAAGGATTTTTTTGCTTGGTATCTTTCATTGCGTTACGCAATACCTTATCAGATAATTGTTTGTTTCCGTCAAAATCAATTGATTGGATTTTTACTTTATCACCTTTATCAATGTTAACAAGCATGTTTACCTGACTTACTTTTGTCGTGTCCGCTTTGGTAGTAATGGTAACTTTAGTATTGTAATAACCTTCTTTTTTGTATTTATTTTCAATGTAATTTTTAGTGGTAGTAATTAAATTTTCATTAACTATTTTCCCCTTAGTTAGGCTGTTATCTTTTATTAAAGCCTCCGTTTTATTTTTCTTAATTCCTACAAATTTAACCTCATTTAATTTAGGTAATTCAACTAAGTTTAAATCAAGATAAATGCTGTCGTTCTGGATTTTATTTACATAAAATGAAATTTCATCAAAAAGGCCCAGTTTACCAAGCTTCTTTATCGCACTGCTTATTTCTTCACCCGGAATTATTATTTCTTGTCCTTTTTGAAGACCTGCAAAAGTTATTACGGTTTGAGTGTTAAAGCTTATTTTACCAACAACTGCAACATCTGCAAGGATATATTTTTTTCCTTGATCAAAAGGGACTCTGTCTTGTGCTTTAATTTGGGTAAGACTTCCAAAAATTAATACGGTAAGGGCTATTCTTATACTTTTATGTAACACTAAAAAATTATTTAATTTGTTCACTTGTTTTTCCAAATCTACGTTCTCTTTTTTGATAACTAATAATAGCCTCATATAAATCTTGTTCTTTAAAGTCCGGCCACAATATATCAGTAAAATACAATTCTGCATAGGCAATTTGCCAAAGCAAGAAATTACTTATTCTATGTTCTCCACTTGTTCGTATTAATAAATCTACATCCGGTAAATTTTGCGTGTAAAGATGCTCATTTATAATTGAATCATCAATAGTGTCTATTGAAATTATATTATTTTTAACTTTACTGCATATATTTTTTACAGCACTGACTAATTCTTCCCTAGAACCGTAGCTTAACGCTAGGGTCAACGTCATTTTTGTGTTGTCCTTTGTTTTATTTATTACATCAAGAAGTTCTTTTTGAGCAGATTTAGGTAATTTTTCCAAATTACCAATAGCGTTCAATTTGATGTTGTTTTTTTGAAGTGTTACGAGTTCTTTTTTTAATGAATTGATAAGCACCTTCATTAAGGTTTCGACCTCCAGTTTTGGTCTGTTCCAGTTTTCGGTAGAGAATGCGTATAGAGTTAGGAATTCAATTCCTAATTTTGCACTTGCCTCAATTATTACTTTTACTGATTTTGTGCCACTTTCATGTCCCAAAGCTCTTAAAAGTCCTTTTTGTTTTGCCCAACGACCATTGCCATCCATAATGATAGCTAAATGTTTGGGTAAATTCGTTGCGTCAATCGTATCTAGTAAATTCATTTTTTTAATCTGTACAGTAACATGGTTTGTTTCCAAAGGTATATGTAAGGGTAAATCCCGAAAAAACATACCAATCATTATTATTTAAATTCCCGAATCGTAATGGTTTCAAATTTTCATTCTTCGGATTGCTTCCGTCAATGTTATCTGTTAATGTATAGCGAGCTCCAACCTCTACGGCCAATATGAAATTTGGCGTGATGTTGGATTTAATTCCTAAATTCATTGGAATGGCAAATGAACCAGAGCCTTTGTCTTTTTTTGTTTCACCAGCTAAAATATATAACTCATCATATCTAAAATAGCTTATCCCAGAATATACATAAGGAGTAATTTTATTTGACATCTCATGAAGATTAAAATCAAAAAAATTGAATTCAAGGCCTAAAGATACTTCTTTTATACTATTTTCAAAACGGTATCCTCTTTGATTTCTGCCGTCTTCTTTTGAATCAAGGTCGTTAGAGGTGATTTTTGATTGGGTGTAGGAGAATCGATAAGAATGTCTCGGGCTTTTATTCCATTTATATAACAAACCCAGAGCAGGTTCATTTGGCGATATATAAGTGGTAGGACCTACATCACCTATAAAATTACTACCGCCTACAAAAACACCAATCTCATGAATTTGAGCTTGGATTGCCAGGAATGGAAATAGGCATAACAAAAAGTGGAGAATTTTGTTCATTCAAATTAAAAATTGCGTGCAAATATAATAATTATCGATACGATTCAATACCTATTAAGTTAATTGTCTGTTTTTTTGAAAAACAAACAATAAATAGGTCTGTGATTATTCCAAACGTAAAAAAGGGATAAAATCGTATAGTATTAATTAGAAATGGATTAGTTCCTTCTATCTTCTCCCCAGAGTAATTTGGTACGTAGGGTTTTTAAGAATGTTTCTTCAGGAATCTCTACCATATTTATTTGAAAAGGAGTTTTCTTAATCGTTAGAATTGATTCGTTTTTCACAGATGTTATTCTGGAATCTAGGGAAACTAGATAATTTTCCTCTCTACCGGAAACTTTTAACCGAATTTCTGTTTCATCAGGAACAACAAGTGGTCTTGCGTTTAGATTATGAGGAGCGATTGGGGTGATGACTAAACTTTTTACGTCGGGAGTTAAAATAGGCCCGCCACAACTCAAAGAATAACCCGTTGATCCTGTCGGGGTGGAGATAATCAAACCATCTGCCCAATAAGAATTTAAAAATTCATCATTTAGATAGGTG harbors:
- a CDS encoding DUF6089 family protein, yielding MNKILHFLLCLFPFLAIQAQIHEIGVFVGGSNFIGDVGPTTYISPNEPALGLLYKWNKSPRHSYRFSYTQSKITSNDLDSKEDGRNQRGYRFENSIKEVSLGLEFNFFDFNLHEMSNKITPYVYSGISYFRYDELYILAGETKKDKGSGSFAIPMNLGIKSNITPNFILAVEVGARYTLTDNIDGSNPKNENLKPLRFGNLNNNDWYVFSGFTLTYTFGNKPCYCTD
- a CDS encoding isoprenyl transferase, with the translated sequence MNLLDTIDATNLPKHLAIIMDGNGRWAKQKGLLRALGHESGTKSVKVIIEASAKLGIEFLTLYAFSTENWNRPKLEVETLMKVLINSLKKELVTLQKNNIKLNAIGNLEKLPKSAQKELLDVINKTKDNTKMTLTLALSYGSREELVSAVKNICSKVKNNIISIDTIDDSIINEHLYTQNLPDVDLLIRTSGEHRISNFLLWQIAYAELYFTDILWPDFKEQDLYEAIISYQKRERRFGKTSEQIK